DNA sequence from the Paenibacillus azoreducens genome:
GGAGCCGTCACGAGGTTGGCATAACAAGCCCTCAAGAGAAGTCGATGACAGTGCAGCCAAACGCTATTGCTTCAGTGAAGAATGATCCTCCGGCGAATGAGCTCATAAGTTTTAAAGAAAGAATCAAACCGTTTCAGTTCATAGAGCATGATAGCGGCAATGTGTCCTTGATTTTGAATGTTGGTGTTTATAAAGATGAGGTTTTTCAGACAAGAGCTGACGAGGGATTTGAAGGCAACGGTTACGATTGGGGATCTTTAGCGGTGGTCTTTCTTGAGGAAAAAATGCCTCAACTAGAAGATACCGTACATTTTGACCCGGAAGCCGATATGTTCTGCGCTTATTCAGACAATAGAGAGGCTTTGCAAAAATTTGCGATCGGGTTTAAAGATGCTTGCGAAGATGACGCCGTAATCAGGGATTTATTCTCCCGAGCTGAATTGGATTGAACCGAGGACAAACAGTTAGGACTAAATTGACGATGATTGGTGGTGTTTGCTATTCATAAAATTAGCAGGCAAAAGACTGTAGAGGGCACGCAAATTCCGGGCATTATCCATAACATGCAGTATTTCTACATTAATCTCGATGTATATGAAGATGGAATGATGAATTGTTGGGAATTAGTGGATTTGGATGGCCTAAAAGAAAAACTTGAAATCGGTTGGCTTGTGCCAAGCATCCCGGATGGAGAAAATATATCAATCCATGGATTAGGGGCGTACAAAATTATAACCGGGTCGTGGAATTATGATAAGAACAGCTATTATGAGTACATAAAGAAAGCGATTGAGCGCCTTAATCCTAATTTGAATAATATATATACCGTTTCGGAAGAAGAAAAAAAGTTATTGGAGCAGCGGAGAATATCTTATTCGCCGGAAGCAAAGGATTTTTATGTGAAAAGCGAATTATTTTATCAAACAGTTGAAGGGAATGGGTTCCCTATCTTCATGAAGCATGAGGGATGCTGCTACTTAGCCAATTTGGTGGTTTACCAAGACGGGTGTGTGAAATGTTATTATTCAGGATACGAGTTGGATTATAAAATAGAAGAGGTTCAAGAAATGTTTCGTAACGGTACCTTTTTCACGGAATTTAAGACACCCACAAAAATGATGATTGATGATTTTGCGGAGGTTACGCTTGGAGAAGCCGTATACTGTACCGATCCTGAAGAAAAATATAAGGAACTTTTGGATATCCACTCCAAACTGAATGGAAAGAAAACATCATTAGAAAAATGCAGGGAAGCCTACTATAGTTATCTTGAATATCCCTCTGACTATACAAGGGAGAGGCTTAAAGAACTGTACGAACTTATTCCGGAGCATGAAAGAATGTATTTGGGAGATATGGATAGTAAAGATGCCGATTATATAAGAATCATTTATTATCCAGAAGATAAAAGAGAAGTCTAGTCGAAACGGACCGAACATGCCAACAGACCGCAATCCTCTGTCAGAGGGCGGTCTATTTTTCTTTTAATTGGATAGTACGCTCATTGCTTATGATCTTACAGCCGTTTATGTGCTCATTTCACCGTTTATGTGCTCATTCCGCTCCATATGTCTCCGCTTATACTTCAGCTCTCCCTTATTCCGCGGAGTACTCTTTATGTGCCACCCGATGATCGTTCCTGCTGTCCAAGCTGCACACCCGCTGCGTTGTAGAGACCTCGTCCCATAATATGCGCGAGCTGTTCGGCCATGTACTTCGGAGTGTAAGGCAGATCATTATCCAACCAGGAGACGATGACAGCCAGATGCGCGCCGGCCGCATACGTAATGAAAAAATCCTTCGATACCAGGAACTGCTCCATATTCGGCTGCAATGCAGAAATTCCTTCATAACACTGCGTTTTGATTAATTCAAGCACGCGCCATCCGAATCCCGGTACGCCTTTCAGCATCACTTGATAGAATTCCCGGTTGCTGCCGATATGTTCGAACATCCGAACGAAGGTGGGAATGGGAGTGTAGTCGGGAGTTGCTGGAGAAGGAGGCTTTTGCTCTCCTTGCAGGGCGTTCACAGCCTCGGCGAGCATTTCATTGATGCTTTGCTCCAATAAGTCATGTTTATCCCGGTAGTGAAAATAAAACGTAGATCGATTAATATCGGCGCGAACGGTAATATCCTGGATCGTGATTGCATCAAATCCCTTTTCCGGAATGAGTGAAATCAGAGCCTCTTTTATAAAATGTCGCGTACGTTTTATCCGGCGATCCATTTTGATATTATTTTCCAACGCTTTTCTCCTCCTTGTAGAAGATCTCCACGTAATCCTACATTTTTTCCGTCTTTGTCGAATAAGCAACGAAGCCAAAAAATCTAATGGTAGCGGGGGTGGCTGTCATAACTATAATAATAAACAAGTTGTATGAATTCCGACAAGGCGTTGGATAACATAACGTACAGCAAATAGATATTTAAATGAAAGAGGAGAGGTTCTTATGTCAAATTTCGTGCTTAAAGGCGGACGATTGATCGACGGTCTCGGCAGCATCATTGAAGATTCGGTGGTACAGGTGCGGGACGAGCATATCATTGCCGTAGGTACGGCCTCCGAATTGGAGATTCCTGCCGATGCGGAAGTGATTGATGTAAAGGGCAAAGTGGTTATGCCGGGTTTGATTGACGCTCATGTTCACATTATCGGCGGAAAAGCGGCTAATCCGGTCATGGTCTCGCTCACTCCGCCGGAAGTATTGGTTGGCCGGGCGCTAAATGATATGAAAAAGCTGATCGACGCCGGTTTTACCAGCGTCCGCGATTGCGGCAGCCATGTTGCGGTTCATGTCCGCAGCCTGATTGCCGAAGGCGAGTATGACGGGCCGCGGTTAAAAACTTCTTATAAAATGTTAAGCCAAACGGGCGGGCATGGAGATTTGCATATGCTGCCCCAATCCTTCAATTCCTATGGAAGACTGTGCGACGGCGTTGCGGAATGCCGTAAAGCAGCCCGCGAAATGTTCCGGGAAGGCGCCGATTTTATTAAAATTTGCTCATCCGGAGGCGTATTATCGGAGAAAGATGATCCGCGTTCGCCTCAGTTCACGGTAGAAGAAATCGAGGCTATCGTATATGAAGCCCAAGCTTTCGGTTCCTATGTCGCTTCGCATGCGCAAAGCACCATAGGCATCAAAAACGCGCTTAAGGCCGGGGTAAAGACCATTGAACACGGTATTTTGCTTGACGATGAAGCGATTGAACTGATGCTGAAGCAGGATGCGATTCTCGTGCCTACGCTTGCCATCACCCATTTGATCGTCACCGAAGGGCAGCATTATGGCATACCGCCATTTGGACTCAAAAAAGCACAAGCATATCATGATATTCATAAAGAAAATATCGTCAAAGCGTATAAAGCAGGAGTTAAAATCGCGGCGGGAAGCGATTTGATGGGCTGCAAGCCTGTCGAGCATGGCAAAAACGGGCTGGAGCTCGCCTTGATGGTGGATGAAATCGGGATGAGCCCGATGGAAGCCATTATGGCCGCTACCCGTTTCTCCGCCGAAGCGATGGCAATGGAGGATGTGGGAGTGCTTGCCCCAGGGAAGAAAGCAGACCTGCTTGTCGTTGACGGAGATCCGTCCAAAGATATTCACGTATTATTGGATTCCAGTCATATTGAAAAGGTCTTTGTAGACGGGAAATCATTGAAATAGGCGGTCAACCTTGTCCCGTTTATAGCCGAAAGCTGTAGCGGGACATGGTTCTGCCTTTTGCCTTCAGTAGAGGAGGCCTGTTCATCATCGGCGCTTCCTGGATTAAAAAGGTGCTATTAAAAATAGTGCCTTTTTTATTTTTTGAAGCACTTGCTTGGTTGGATGTCCAAGTGTACTATTGTTTAATCATTAAGTTATTAGGCATGATATAAGTGGATAAAAAGTCGAAATTGCGTTATATTTTGGGTCAAAGTTTGATGCTGTATTCTAACGAGAGGATTTGAGTTTGAAGTGAACCATAATTTTTGGCTTGATTTACCCCGGCCTTTTTTCGTACTTGCACCAATGGAAGATGTGACGCACGTTGTTTTTCGTCATGTCGTGAGTAAAGCGGGAAGACCGGATGTGTTTTTTACAGAGTTTGCGAATACCGAGAGCTATTGTCACCCGGAAGGAAATCATAGTGTGCGCGGCCGTTTGCTATTTACCGAGGATGAACAACCCATGGTTGCACATATATGGGGCGATAAGCCGGAGTATTTTCAAAAGATGAGTATCGGTATGGCGAAGCTAGGATTTAAAGGGATCGACATCAATATGGGTTGTCCTGTTCATAATGTGGCATCCAATGGGAAGGGGAGCGGCTTAATTCTCCGCCCAGAGGTTGCAGCTGAAATCATACAAGCGGCAAAGGCAGGAGGACTGCCTGTCAGTGTGAAGACCAGACTTGGTTTCACGAGGGTGGATGAATGGCAGGACTGGTTGACGCATATCTTGAAGCAGGATATCGCTAATCTTTCGATCCATTTGCGTACAAGAGAGGAAATGAGCCAAGTCGATGCGCATTGGGAACTGATTCCTGAAATTAAGGAACTTCGGGATCGTGTGGCGCCACAGACGCTGCTCACGATTAATGGAGATATTCCTGATCGTCAAACGGGCTTGAAGCTGGCTGAACAATATGGTGTGGATGGGATCATGATCGGGCGTGGTATTTTTAAAAATCCATTTGCCTTTGAAAAAGAGCCGAGGGAACATAGCAGCACCGAATACCTTGATCTTTTAAGATTGCAGCTTGATCTCCATGATCAGTATTCCCAAGAATTAGAGACCCGTCCATTCAAAGCTCTTCATCGCTTTTTCAAGATTTATGTCAAAGGGTTCAGAGGGGCAAGCGAACTAAGAAATCAATTGATGAGCACAGCGTCTACAGATGAAGTACGTGCGCTTTTGGACGAATTTTCGAGGGCTATGGATGAGGGTGGAGACAGTTAAATTGATATAAGCTTCATCGAAATTAAGCCCAAATGAGAAGAAGACAACAGTATGCTCCTGTGTGTCTTCTTTTGTATGTTTAGATGCAGAAACATTCAACAAGCAAGGGCGAATCGAGCGCAAACAGACAGGTGCAATCAATAAAACTACTGCTGTAACGGGAGCTTTTTCATGCTTAATAAAAAATATAGTGCGTAAGAAAAACATCATCGACGTACTCTCATAGAAGACAGACCGCGTGTAGCGGTAATTTTCTTGCGATATAAGGATTTGAGATTTCCAAAGTTTATACTTTCTTATATCTTCAGAACAACTCGCTATCCTCGAGTGTTGAAGCCGAAGTGCTATGTTGCGATTGTTGCGATTTTGAGATTGTTGGGATTGTTGCGATTGTGCATCCTTTTCAGGCGTTTTGTGGTGTGGGAGGCAGAATTGTTGCGAAAGTGCATCCTTTTGACCATGAATGACCTAATTGCGCTCAGAAAAAAGAGAAAGCCTGCACTTTCGCAAGCTTTTTATCCAAATCAAGCCGTTGTGTCGTAAATAGATGCACTTTTGCATCAATTTCGCTCGCTACTTGACGGGGTGCAGTTCACCTTTTGGACACCTTCATTCGTTTATCAGGCACCAAGGAACATTTTCATGTCATCTTCCACATTGGTAATGCCGCCGATCCCGAAGTTATCTACGAGGACTTTGGCCACGTTAGGCG
Encoded proteins:
- a CDS encoding metal-dependent hydrolase family protein; the encoded protein is MSNFVLKGGRLIDGLGSIIEDSVVQVRDEHIIAVGTASELEIPADAEVIDVKGKVVMPGLIDAHVHIIGGKAANPVMVSLTPPEVLVGRALNDMKKLIDAGFTSVRDCGSHVAVHVRSLIAEGEYDGPRLKTSYKMLSQTGGHGDLHMLPQSFNSYGRLCDGVAECRKAAREMFREGADFIKICSSGGVLSEKDDPRSPQFTVEEIEAIVYEAQAFGSYVASHAQSTIGIKNALKAGVKTIEHGILLDDEAIELMLKQDAILVPTLAITHLIVTEGQHYGIPPFGLKKAQAYHDIHKENIVKAYKAGVKIAAGSDLMGCKPVEHGKNGLELALMVDEIGMSPMEAIMAATRFSAEAMAMEDVGVLAPGKKADLLVVDGDPSKDIHVLLDSSHIEKVFVDGKSLK
- a CDS encoding DUF7638 domain-containing protein, coding for MHKISRQKTVEGTQIPGIIHNMQYFYINLDVYEDGMMNCWELVDLDGLKEKLEIGWLVPSIPDGENISIHGLGAYKIITGSWNYDKNSYYEYIKKAIERLNPNLNNIYTVSEEEKKLLEQRRISYSPEAKDFYVKSELFYQTVEGNGFPIFMKHEGCCYLANLVVYQDGCVKCYYSGYELDYKIEEVQEMFRNGTFFTEFKTPTKMMIDDFAEVTLGEAVYCTDPEEKYKELLDIHSKLNGKKTSLEKCREAYYSYLEYPSDYTRERLKELYELIPEHERMYLGDMDSKDADYIRIIYYPEDKREV
- a CDS encoding Imm51 family immunity protein, which gives rise to MEKDLLEQLNCWHDDDEFEKIVGKITEIPEQDRDYDLVSHLARALNNLDRYDEALQQLSTIKTEGEHDPLWHFRVGYAYYYLSQYEDAVTAFEMANKLDPEDEDAVMLLKWSRHEVGITSPQEKSMTVQPNAIASVKNDPPANELISFKERIKPFQFIEHDSGNVSLILNVGVYKDEVFQTRADEGFEGNGYDWGSLAVVFLEEKMPQLEDTVHFDPEADMFCAYSDNREALQKFAIGFKDACEDDAVIRDLFSRAELD
- a CDS encoding tRNA dihydrouridine synthase gives rise to the protein MNHNFWLDLPRPFFVLAPMEDVTHVVFRHVVSKAGRPDVFFTEFANTESYCHPEGNHSVRGRLLFTEDEQPMVAHIWGDKPEYFQKMSIGMAKLGFKGIDINMGCPVHNVASNGKGSGLILRPEVAAEIIQAAKAGGLPVSVKTRLGFTRVDEWQDWLTHILKQDIANLSIHLRTREEMSQVDAHWELIPEIKELRDRVAPQTLLTINGDIPDRQTGLKLAEQYGVDGIMIGRGIFKNPFAFEKEPREHSSTEYLDLLRLQLDLHDQYSQELETRPFKALHRFFKIYVKGFRGASELRNQLMSTASTDEVRALLDEFSRAMDEGGDS
- a CDS encoding TetR/AcrR family transcriptional regulator yields the protein MENNIKMDRRIKRTRHFIKEALISLIPEKGFDAITIQDITVRADINRSTFYFHYRDKHDLLEQSINEMLAEAVNALQGEQKPPSPATPDYTPIPTFVRMFEHIGSNREFYQVMLKGVPGFGWRVLELIKTQCYEGISALQPNMEQFLVSKDFFITYAAGAHLAVIVSWLDNDLPYTPKYMAEQLAHIMGRGLYNAAGVQLGQQERSSGGT